From Pseudomonas vanderleydeniana, the proteins below share one genomic window:
- the sctI gene encoding type III secretion system inner rod subunit SctI, whose translation MAITGVTAGHPAVSGGEALPVRPPAEADIAWFNLQMQQVAARGAPSEPTASPISQAGTALQKGADRADRDLQRAARSTDPQQALQANRSLSSFYLQSLLSAKLVSKAAQSVEKLTSLQ comes from the coding sequence ATGGCGATTACAGGGGTAACAGCTGGACACCCGGCGGTATCCGGGGGCGAGGCGCTGCCGGTCAGGCCGCCTGCCGAGGCGGACATTGCCTGGTTCAACCTGCAGATGCAGCAGGTGGCGGCGCGTGGAGCGCCGAGTGAACCCACCGCATCACCGATTTCCCAGGCCGGTACGGCGCTGCAGAAGGGCGCCGACCGGGCTGACCGCGACCTGCAGCGGGCGGCGCGATCCACCGATCCGCAGCAGGCGTTGCAGGCCAACCGCTCGCTGTCATCGTTCTACCTGCAGAGCCTGCTCAGCGCCAAGCTGGTGAGCAAGGCGGCGCAGAGCGTGGAAAAACTCACCAGTCTTCAATAA
- the sctJ gene encoding type III secretion system inner membrane ring lipoprotein SctJ — protein MHPKVLGPLLAALMILLLAGCGERMELHRDLSEQDANEVVAELAGKHIEAQKRLDKNGVAVLVATRDISRAVRVLDAAGLPHRSRSSLGEVFRKEGVISSPLEERARYLYALSQELEQTLSQIDGVVVARVHVVLPERIAPGEPVQPASAAVFIKHRPELDPDSVLPRIRRMVASSIPGIGGADDKKLAVVFVPAQGYRETVEMVEIGPFSLTRERWQFWQWLLGLCAVALVLLLGGLLALNPGWRQRLFKGAGGMKPAPTDPA, from the coding sequence ATGCATCCCAAGGTGCTCGGGCCGCTGCTGGCGGCCTTGATGATCCTGCTGCTGGCGGGCTGTGGCGAACGCATGGAACTGCATCGCGACTTGTCCGAACAGGACGCCAACGAGGTGGTGGCGGAACTGGCCGGCAAGCATATCGAGGCGCAGAAGCGCCTGGACAAGAACGGCGTTGCCGTGCTGGTGGCGACCCGTGATATCTCCCGCGCCGTGCGGGTGCTCGATGCCGCGGGGCTGCCACATCGTTCGCGTTCGAGCCTGGGCGAGGTGTTTCGCAAGGAAGGGGTGATTTCCTCGCCCCTGGAGGAACGCGCCCGCTACCTCTACGCCTTGTCGCAGGAACTGGAACAGACCCTGTCGCAGATCGACGGCGTGGTGGTGGCGCGGGTGCATGTGGTCCTGCCCGAGCGCATCGCGCCGGGTGAGCCGGTGCAGCCGGCGTCCGCCGCGGTGTTCATCAAGCACCGCCCCGAGCTCGATCCGGACAGCGTGCTGCCACGGATCCGGCGCATGGTCGCCAGCAGTATCCCGGGCATCGGCGGTGCCGATGACAAGAAACTCGCTGTGGTCTTCGTGCCGGCCCAGGGCTACCGCGAAACGGTGGAAATGGTCGAGATCGGCCCCTTCAGCCTGACCCGCGAGCGCTGGCAGTTCTGGCAGTGGCTGCTGGGATTGTGCGCCGTGGCTCTGGTGCTGCTGCTCGGTGGCCTGCTGGCATTGAATCCGGGTTGGCGCCAGCGGCTGTTCAAGGGAGCGGGGGGCATGAAGCCCGCGCCGACCGATCCGGCATGA
- the sctL gene encoding type III secretion system stator protein SctL, which yields MLTRRSLSLSHPQALPSGPVLRREILQDSLLAEQLLEAARAEAQALLEDARQQAARLREEARASAQAEAWRQADTMLADWQVQRQQMWEQITHHAQTLVGQAWQQLTGEQDDPVRIEALIRQLATTQPQDEPGVLHCHPDWVGAATDCLQLVQAAWSVRADPQLAADTLCLRTEQGEFSLGWGSLVQALWPEPATTQA from the coding sequence ATGTTGACCCGTCGCAGCCTGAGCTTGAGTCATCCCCAGGCGTTGCCTAGCGGCCCCGTACTGCGTCGCGAAATCCTCCAGGACAGCCTGCTCGCCGAGCAGTTGCTCGAAGCCGCCAGGGCCGAAGCCCAGGCCTTGCTGGAGGACGCTCGGCAGCAAGCCGCCCGGTTGCGTGAAGAGGCCAGGGCCAGTGCCCAGGCCGAGGCCTGGCGCCAGGCGGATACCATGCTGGCGGACTGGCAGGTGCAACGCCAGCAGATGTGGGAGCAGATCACGCACCATGCACAAACCCTGGTGGGCCAGGCATGGCAGCAGTTGACGGGCGAGCAGGACGACCCCGTGCGCATCGAGGCGTTGATCCGCCAACTGGCTACGACGCAGCCCCAGGACGAGCCCGGCGTGCTGCATTGCCATCCCGATTGGGTAGGGGCCGCGACCGACTGCCTGCAACTCGTCCAGGCGGCCTGGAGCGTGCGTGCCGACCCGCAACTGGCGGCGGACACCCTGTGCCTGCGGACCGAGCAGGGCGAGTTCAGCCTGGGCTGGGGCAGCCTGGTCCAGGCCCTGTGGCCGGAGCCTGCCACCACCCAGGCGTGA
- a CDS encoding serine kinase: MLSADALRRRLDNNFEHAQKDLDAAALDLDAFSPDDWHAFNSAIRQSSTASWAANQEIVVKHNLAKAIINEIR; this comes from the coding sequence ATGCTTTCTGCTGATGCACTGCGTCGTCGTCTGGACAACAACTTCGAACATGCGCAAAAGGACCTGGACGCTGCGGCGCTGGATCTGGATGCCTTCTCCCCGGATGACTGGCACGCCTTCAACTCGGCGATCCGCCAGTCCTCCACCGCCAGCTGGGCGGCGAACCAGGAGATTGTGGTCAAGCACAACCTGGCCAAGGCCATCATCAATGAAATCCGCTGA
- a CDS encoding type III secretion system chaperone, with product MKSAELAVTVQRWLDSGEGELRLLIDQAPQRLQRRAAGVLCVALLSVAWRGDDRGLEAALRLSGPSLGRFSAALALDPVERRLCLMRYLPVDEVAVIIAAIESLANQRDAWEATLERSAAARPVNRSLPLGRHYV from the coding sequence ATGAAATCCGCTGAGCTGGCGGTCACCGTGCAGCGCTGGCTGGACAGCGGCGAGGGCGAGCTGCGGTTGCTGATCGACCAGGCACCGCAACGCTTGCAGCGGCGCGCGGCTGGCGTGCTGTGCGTGGCGCTGCTCAGCGTCGCCTGGCGCGGCGACGACCGTGGACTGGAGGCGGCCTTGCGCCTGTCCGGGCCCAGCCTCGGACGCTTCAGCGCCGCCCTGGCGCTGGATCCGGTCGAGCGCCGGCTGTGCCTGATGCGCTATCTGCCGGTCGATGAGGTGGCGGTGATTATCGCGGCCATCGAATCCCTGGCCAACCAGCGCGACGCCTGGGAGGCGACCCTCGAACGCAGTGCCGCCGCCCGTCCTGTCAACCGCTCCTTACCCCTGGGACGCCACTATGTCTAA
- the sctC gene encoding type III secretion system outer membrane ring subunit SctC — translation MSKPLRFKQPGLMRLGGLFMLLVLSSPVSAVVPEDWRQSAYGYEASQTPLETVLKDFANAYGVGLSLSGVSGVVDAKLRAANAEEFLDRLALEHQFQWFVYNGKLYVSPSSAQVSQRLEVSADAAPDLKQALTDIGLLDKRFGWGELPDEGVVLVSGPVRYVELIRGFSKEKVKPEEKQQVMMFPLRYAAVADRQISYRGQNMSIPGVATILEGVLDNQRPLQPSPQDPKANIEALQGMADMARGKILKLASERVTGRPDTRSKPAGQRRVAADVRNNAVLIYDNPEKQAIYQQLVEQLDKPSNLVEIDAIILDIDRNQLANLESRWSARVGDVGFGSSLLGSGSSTLFISDFDRFFAQIQALEGQGMASVIARPSVLTLENQPAVIDFSRTQYITATGERVATIQPVTAGTSLQVVPRTIPGDRHNRFQLIVDIEDGQLEQAADQQTPTVKRGTVSTQAVISENRSLVIGGFHVDERGDRKDQVPVLGQLPLLGPMFSSTRRETSRRERLFILTPRLIGDQIDPARYVASENRQQLDQALASGRQPGGSAVLRAAIASTFAELVRGRLPSDIKRASSGVALADLCKVNNSFVLDRERKQWFSGPDFSVAVGVVKNVSVKPQRFNPESCSGSSTLAVTVAPRFLLQPGESTEVFVALRPAAIVSPATAPVRVSLLPPH, via the coding sequence ATGTCTAAGCCGCTACGTTTCAAACAGCCAGGACTCATGCGACTGGGCGGGTTGTTCATGCTGCTGGTGCTGTCCTCGCCGGTGTCGGCGGTGGTACCCGAGGACTGGCGGCAATCGGCCTATGGTTACGAGGCGAGCCAGACCCCGCTGGAAACCGTGCTCAAGGATTTCGCCAACGCCTATGGCGTGGGGCTGAGTCTGAGCGGCGTCAGCGGTGTGGTGGATGCCAAGTTGCGGGCGGCCAACGCCGAGGAGTTCCTCGACCGGCTGGCCCTGGAGCACCAGTTCCAATGGTTCGTCTACAACGGCAAGCTGTATGTCAGCCCATCCTCGGCCCAGGTGTCGCAACGCCTGGAGGTGTCCGCCGATGCGGCCCCCGACCTCAAGCAGGCACTGACCGATATCGGCCTGCTGGACAAGCGCTTCGGCTGGGGCGAACTGCCCGATGAAGGCGTGGTGCTGGTCAGCGGGCCGGTGCGCTACGTCGAGCTGATTCGCGGTTTCAGCAAGGAAAAGGTCAAGCCCGAGGAAAAGCAGCAGGTGATGATGTTTCCCCTGCGCTATGCGGCGGTGGCCGATCGGCAGATCAGCTACCGTGGGCAGAACATGAGCATCCCCGGGGTGGCGACGATCCTCGAAGGCGTGCTGGACAACCAGCGCCCGCTGCAACCTTCGCCCCAGGACCCCAAGGCCAACATCGAAGCCCTGCAGGGCATGGCCGACATGGCCCGTGGCAAGATCCTCAAACTGGCCAGCGAACGGGTGACGGGGCGTCCCGACACTCGCTCCAAGCCTGCGGGACAGCGCCGGGTGGCTGCCGACGTGCGCAACAACGCCGTGCTGATCTACGACAACCCGGAAAAACAGGCCATCTACCAGCAACTGGTCGAGCAGCTGGACAAACCGAGCAACCTGGTGGAAATCGACGCGATCATTCTCGACATCGACCGCAACCAACTGGCGAACCTGGAGTCGCGCTGGTCGGCGCGGGTGGGGGATGTCGGCTTTGGCAGTTCGTTGCTCGGCAGCGGTTCCTCGACCTTGTTCATCAGTGACTTCGATCGCTTCTTCGCCCAGATCCAGGCGCTCGAGGGGCAGGGCATGGCCTCGGTGATCGCCCGGCCCTCGGTGCTGACCCTGGAGAACCAGCCGGCGGTGATCGACTTCAGTCGCACCCAGTACATCACGGCCACCGGCGAACGGGTGGCGACCATCCAGCCGGTGACGGCCGGGACCAGTCTGCAGGTGGTGCCCCGGACCATTCCGGGAGACCGGCACAACCGCTTCCAGCTGATCGTCGATATCGAGGACGGCCAGCTGGAGCAGGCGGCCGATCAGCAGACCCCGACCGTCAAGCGCGGTACGGTCAGTACCCAGGCGGTGATCAGCGAAAACCGTTCGCTGGTGATTGGTGGCTTTCATGTCGACGAACGGGGGGATCGCAAGGACCAGGTCCCGGTGCTCGGGCAGTTGCCGCTGCTGGGCCCGATGTTCTCTTCGACCAGGCGCGAAACCTCGCGGCGCGAGCGACTGTTCATTCTTACGCCACGCCTGATCGGTGACCAGATCGATCCGGCTCGCTACGTGGCCAGCGAGAATCGCCAGCAGCTCGACCAGGCCCTGGCCTCTGGTCGGCAGCCGGGAGGTTCGGCGGTTTTGCGGGCGGCGATCGCCTCGACATTCGCCGAATTGGTTCGTGGCCGCTTGCCAAGTGATATCAAACGGGCATCATCTGGCGTGGCCTTGGCCGATCTGTGTAAAGTGAACAATTCGTTCGTGCTCGATCGCGAACGGAAGCAATGGTTCAGTGGTCCGGATTTCTCGGTGGCGGTTGGCGTCGTCAAGAACGTCAGTGTCAAGCCGCAACGCTTCAACCCCGAATCCTGCTCAGGATCATCGACATTGGCAGTAACGGTTGCCCCGCGGTTCCTATTGCAACCTGGTGAATCAACAGAGGTGTTCGTGGCGTTGCGTCCGGCGGCGATTGTTTCGCCTGCGACGGCCCCGGTACGAGTATCGCTGTTGCCCCCGCACTAG
- a CDS encoding negative regulator of hrp expression HrpV, which produces MTETIFHSTDQQDFLRRTAEKRAGVLQWAPGIEFVCRKESLGWGLALNIRRQAQRPELFSETLKRRFEDVESYEGYYICLDSQRTFVVWHELQGDYRCEQIQALLLQLLSLAGLKH; this is translated from the coding sequence ATGACTGAAACGATTTTTCACAGTACCGATCAGCAGGATTTCCTACGTCGGACCGCTGAAAAGCGTGCGGGTGTCCTGCAGTGGGCACCTGGCATCGAGTTCGTATGCCGCAAGGAGAGCCTGGGCTGGGGCCTGGCGCTCAATATCCGCCGGCAGGCGCAGCGCCCCGAGCTGTTCTCCGAGACGCTCAAGCGGCGTTTCGAGGACGTCGAGTCCTATGAGGGTTACTACATCTGCCTCGACAGCCAGCGTACTTTTGTGGTCTGGCATGAGTTGCAGGGTGATTATCGGTGCGAGCAAATACAGGCGCTACTTCTGCAGCTGCTGTCATTGGCCGGGCTGAAGCACTGA
- a CDS encoding type III secretion system chaperone, whose translation MANSTSTIQRYIAHLATQLGATLTWQNGVCALYDNEHLQAAVIELPEHSDNVIFHCRLGTLQPGPEHLQRLLALNFDTASLRGCWLALDQGDVRLCTQRELSRLDEESFSSLVGGFVVQARETRSSLSRILS comes from the coding sequence ATGGCGAACTCCACATCAACGATACAACGTTACATTGCCCATTTGGCCACCCAACTGGGAGCCACTCTTACATGGCAGAACGGTGTTTGTGCGTTGTATGACAACGAACATCTTCAAGCCGCCGTTATCGAGTTGCCGGAACACAGCGACAATGTGATCTTTCATTGTCGCCTGGGCACCTTGCAGCCCGGTCCTGAACACCTGCAACGGCTACTCGCCCTGAATTTCGATACCGCGTCCCTACGCGGTTGCTGGCTGGCCCTCGACCAGGGCGATGTGCGCCTGTGCACTCAGCGTGAACTGTCCCGTCTCGATGAGGAGAGCTTCAGCAGCCTGGTGGGTGGTTTCGTCGTCCAGGCGCGCGAGACCCGCTCGAGCCTGTCCCGAATCCTCAGTTGA
- a CDS encoding pectate lyase produces MFSGFSQGGLGGLGSLGGLGGTGGAGFSLGQGALPGLGGQSGQSGQSGLHDLASMLADMLLGSSSGQGQGQGQGAGAGVGAGGQSSADDLLQALRGNGQGKDGQKTADGGSGDSAKELLTQVLMALFEKILGGDGSQDGTGGQSGGGLGSGGSGGGSGAIGGGGGSQALGGGQGLGGGQGAGNGSVEDLVNTLMKSLGDGSLNQSISPTADGGGQVSQDERLKQLLEMIGQFMDSHPETFGTPGAGGGGGGGGGMPSIGGAAPAPGGGAPAPAVEGGAPAAAPVAGGGSRAPAPAAGGAPDAGSLALNNAGAAPVSFPTASGNPTVVNSTIKVGPGEVFDGKGQTFTAGAALGDGGQSESQKPLFELAEGATLKNVVIGENGADGVHVRAAPGKDGVARPVNVDNVHWTNVGEDALTVKDAGAKSTTVNITNSSAQGASDKIFQLNADATVNVDNFKAKDFGTFMRTNGGQQGNWNLNLSNISAEDGKFSFVKSDSQGLNLSVKNIDLKNVQNAYSKLPESTHFREL; encoded by the coding sequence ATGTTTTCAGGGTTTTCACAAGGTGGCCTGGGCGGCTTGGGCAGCCTGGGTGGTTTGGGCGGTACGGGGGGCGCCGGCTTCTCTCTGGGCCAGGGCGCCTTGCCGGGGCTGGGCGGTCAGTCGGGACAATCCGGACAGTCCGGCCTGCACGATCTGGCCAGCATGCTGGCGGACATGCTGCTCGGCTCCTCGTCGGGCCAGGGCCAGGGCCAGGGCCAGGGCGCGGGAGCCGGTGTCGGCGCTGGCGGGCAAAGCTCCGCTGACGATCTGCTGCAGGCCTTGCGCGGCAATGGTCAGGGCAAGGACGGGCAGAAGACGGCCGATGGCGGCAGCGGCGACTCGGCCAAGGAACTGCTGACCCAGGTACTGATGGCGCTGTTCGAGAAAATCCTCGGCGGTGATGGCAGCCAGGACGGTACCGGTGGCCAGTCGGGTGGCGGCCTGGGCTCGGGAGGCTCGGGAGGTGGCAGTGGCGCGATTGGCGGCGGCGGTGGTTCGCAGGCCCTGGGTGGTGGTCAGGGGCTGGGGGGCGGCCAGGGCGCGGGCAACGGCTCGGTCGAGGACCTGGTCAATACGCTGATGAAGAGCCTGGGCGACGGCTCGCTGAACCAGTCGATCAGCCCGACGGCCGATGGCGGTGGCCAGGTGTCCCAGGATGAGCGGCTCAAGCAACTGCTGGAGATGATCGGTCAGTTCATGGACAGCCATCCCGAGACCTTCGGCACGCCTGGCGCAGGTGGTGGTGGTGGTGGTGGTGGTGGCATGCCTTCGATCGGCGGTGCTGCCCCGGCGCCCGGTGGCGGCGCCCCGGCACCGGCGGTAGAAGGCGGTGCGCCGGCAGCAGCGCCCGTAGCCGGGGGTGGCAGCCGAGCGCCGGCACCCGCGGCGGGCGGTGCTCCTGACGCCGGGTCTCTGGCCCTGAACAATGCCGGTGCAGCGCCGGTGTCGTTCCCGACTGCATCGGGCAACCCGACCGTGGTCAACAGCACGATCAAGGTCGGGCCGGGCGAAGTGTTCGACGGCAAGGGCCAGACGTTCACTGCCGGCGCCGCCCTGGGCGATGGTGGCCAGAGCGAGTCGCAGAAGCCGCTGTTCGAGCTGGCCGAGGGCGCCACCCTGAAGAACGTGGTGATCGGCGAGAATGGCGCCGATGGCGTGCATGTGCGGGCCGCACCCGGCAAGGACGGGGTCGCCCGGCCAGTGAACGTCGACAACGTGCATTGGACCAACGTCGGCGAAGACGCCCTGACGGTGAAGGACGCCGGCGCCAAGTCGACGACCGTGAACATCACCAACAGCAGTGCCCAGGGTGCCAGCGACAAGATCTTCCAGCTCAACGCCGATGCCACCGTCAACGTCGACAACTTCAAGGCCAAGGACTTCGGCACCTTCATGCGCACCAACGGTGGGCAGCAGGGCAACTGGAACCTCAACCTGAGCAACATCAGCGCCGAGGACGGCAAGTTCTCCTTCGTCAAGAGCGACAGCCAGGGCCTGAACCTGAGCGTCAAGAACATCGACCTGAAGAACGTCCAGAACGCTTACAGCAAGCTGCCTGAGTCGACCCACTTCCGGGAGCTGTGA
- a CDS encoding HrpW-specific chaperone, whose product MSSGQPAGAVTSWKSLVQGDGYLDARQRQAFEQAIGLVSRCLHTTLDKPAPRSSERFSLRRYVDGLEGDFRRDAGADPLMGDAALTASWIVQLLAEQLQEAAGSRTDW is encoded by the coding sequence ATGAGTTCCGGGCAGCCCGCAGGGGCAGTGACCAGTTGGAAGAGCCTGGTTCAAGGTGACGGTTATCTCGATGCTCGCCAGCGCCAGGCGTTCGAGCAGGCGATTGGCCTGGTCAGCCGGTGCCTGCACACCACGCTGGACAAGCCGGCGCCGCGCAGCAGTGAGCGCTTCAGCCTGAGGCGCTATGTCGATGGGTTGGAAGGGGATTTTCGGCGGGATGCCGGCGCTGACCCACTCATGGGGGATGCGGCACTGACGGCCAGCTGGATCGTGCAGTTGCTGGCCGAGCAGTTGCAGGAGGCTGCCGGTAGCCGCACGGATTGGTGA
- a CDS encoding aspartyl/asparaginyl beta-hydroxylase domain-containing protein: MQPAFYPLSDFPALAHLASQCPLIQQELLALRAPLLDIDRTDKPHQAVHGELTAHLQQGGAYGWLKGWGEAGGNRDWVQYPLVFQDCPIAPAQAALPRTLALLQAIPGLKVAALARLEPHAWLSTHRHPEVHEEGLLQMHLTLSAASERNYAYLNVAGEFHRHDSGAAVVFDGSLDHFVVNASDEPRTILYLEFARARLSAA, encoded by the coding sequence ATGCAACCGGCGTTCTATCCCCTGAGTGACTTTCCAGCCCTGGCGCATCTCGCGAGCCAGTGCCCACTGATCCAACAGGAACTGCTCGCCCTGCGAGCACCGCTGCTGGACATCGATCGTACCGACAAGCCCCACCAGGCCGTACACGGCGAGCTCACTGCGCACCTGCAACAAGGCGGTGCCTATGGCTGGCTCAAGGGCTGGGGCGAAGCGGGTGGCAACCGCGACTGGGTGCAATACCCGCTGGTCTTCCAGGACTGCCCCATCGCCCCGGCCCAGGCGGCCCTGCCCCGGACCCTGGCCTTGCTGCAAGCGATCCCCGGCCTCAAGGTGGCCGCCCTGGCACGCCTGGAACCCCATGCCTGGCTCAGTACCCATCGTCACCCGGAGGTGCACGAGGAGGGGCTGCTGCAGATGCACCTGACGCTCAGCGCCGCCAGCGAACGCAACTATGCCTACCTAAATGTCGCCGGTGAGTTCCACCGGCACGACAGCGGCGCGGCGGTGGTGTTCGATGGCTCCCTGGATCACTTCGTGGTCAACGCCAGCGACGAGCCGCGGACGATCCTGTACCTGGAGTTCGCCAGGGCGCGACTGAGTGCGGCCTGA